In a genomic window of Euzebyales bacterium:
- a CDS encoding glycine betaine ABC transporter substrate-binding protein has product MRGSKTTLLALFAALALFAAACGGGDQLESGGDEGGGGSSEGGSEGGELTAGTEALDGAQITVGSKDFDEQQVLGYISVTALEAAGASVDDQINLGGTDANRQALLSGQIQHYWEYTGTGWINHLGETDPIPDREEQYTAVRDRDLEENDLVWLAPAPFNNTYGLAFRSEAAEDLGNPETLSDLGPLIENEPEKASVCVETEFESREDGLPGMEETYGYEFPGDGVTGLDTGVIYSAIDKGDPCNFGEIFTTDGRINALDLTVLEDDEAFFPLYNASPVFTRDIYEQYGEALEACFDPIAEALTQEEMTELNKRVSSDGERPQAVAESFLNDNDLLGGCESG; this is encoded by the coding sequence GTGCGAGGCTCGAAGACCACTCTGCTGGCCCTGTTCGCAGCGCTGGCCCTGTTCGCCGCAGCCTGCGGTGGGGGTGACCAGCTCGAAAGCGGCGGGGACGAGGGCGGCGGTGGATCGTCGGAGGGTGGCAGCGAGGGCGGTGAGCTGACGGCCGGCACGGAGGCACTCGACGGCGCGCAGATCACCGTCGGCTCGAAGGACTTCGACGAGCAGCAGGTCCTCGGCTACATCTCCGTCACCGCCCTCGAGGCGGCCGGCGCAAGCGTCGACGACCAGATCAACCTGGGTGGCACCGACGCGAACCGGCAGGCCCTGCTGAGCGGCCAGATCCAGCACTACTGGGAGTACACCGGGACCGGCTGGATCAACCACCTTGGCGAGACCGACCCGATCCCCGATCGCGAGGAGCAGTACACGGCGGTGCGCGACCGGGACCTCGAGGAGAACGACCTGGTCTGGCTGGCGCCCGCGCCGTTCAACAACACCTACGGCCTGGCGTTCCGCAGTGAGGCCGCGGAGGACCTCGGCAACCCTGAGACCCTCAGTGACCTGGGTCCGCTGATCGAGAACGAGCCCGAGAAGGCGTCGGTGTGCGTCGAGACCGAGTTCGAGTCCCGCGAGGACGGACTGCCCGGCATGGAGGAGACCTACGGCTACGAGTTCCCCGGGGATGGCGTCACCGGTCTGGACACCGGCGTCATCTACTCTGCCATCGACAAGGGCGACCCCTGCAACTTCGGTGAGATCTTCACCACCGACGGCCGCATCAACGCCCTCGACCTGACCGTGCTGGAGGACGACGAGGCCTTCTTCCCGCTGTACAACGCGTCGCCGGTCTTCACCCGCGACATCTACGAGCAGTACGGCGAGGCCCTGGAGGCCTGCTTCGACCCGATCGCCGAGGCGTTGACCCAGGAGGAGATGACCGAGCTGAACAAGCGCGTGTCATCCGACGGTGAGCGTCCGCAGGCGGTCGCCGAGTCCTTCCTGAACGACAACGACCTGTTGGGCGGCTGCGAGAGCGGCTGA
- a CDS encoding phospholipid carrier-dependent glycosyltransferase produces MATRLNLGYSDAHARAALRPEPDHPRPLVPHWLFAALFVAGVVLRVVTVSAYQPAFFLNDSLYYLANTAELSSAGYWPVGYSVVLRGILAVGDLATVVWVQHAVGLLIAAGIYVLLLRAGARPWIAAVAAAPLLLDGYQLVIQHYVLGETWFELLTFVAFAFLTDRVGRLGTARTRLVTAGLAGLALGLAVSIRLVGVLLIVPLIGYLLIEHRLLRQRAAAAVLCVAMVALPVLAMLLAFRAETGELGLTSIGGRMLYARIAPWVDCSRVDPPASQRSLCPAEPLGSRMKIEAYMWDRSTPAWIFDPADAPPGATTDDVLRDFAKRAILAQPGDFVRAVASDMVKAFAPTRRQYEGDVRVARWRFQLEYPRSFRDSTFDATFDGAPPVLRLDPGQARLLRGYQLSIGSTSGMLLAIALVLGAVGAAFRTPLRWVALPWVAGALIVMLAPSVYQFSWRYMLPGLVLAPVAGAYGATALWPRAPHGG; encoded by the coding sequence ATGGCGACCCGACTCAACCTTGGATACAGCGACGCTCACGCCCGCGCGGCGCTGCGCCCGGAGCCGGACCACCCAAGGCCACTCGTCCCACACTGGCTGTTCGCCGCGCTGTTCGTGGCGGGCGTGGTGCTGCGGGTCGTCACCGTCAGCGCCTACCAACCGGCCTTCTTCCTCAACGACTCCCTGTACTACCTCGCCAACACCGCCGAGCTGTCCTCCGCAGGCTACTGGCCGGTCGGCTACTCGGTCGTGCTGCGCGGGATCCTCGCCGTCGGAGACCTGGCGACGGTCGTGTGGGTGCAGCATGCCGTCGGTCTGCTCATCGCCGCGGGCATCTACGTGCTGCTTCTGCGCGCCGGCGCCCGTCCGTGGATCGCCGCGGTCGCCGCCGCGCCCCTGCTGCTCGACGGCTATCAGCTGGTCATCCAGCATTACGTGCTCGGCGAGACCTGGTTCGAGCTGCTGACCTTCGTCGCGTTCGCCTTCCTGACCGACCGGGTTGGCCGGCTCGGCACAGCGCGGACACGGCTCGTCACGGCCGGCCTCGCGGGGCTCGCGCTGGGGCTTGCGGTGTCGATCCGGCTGGTCGGCGTCCTGCTGATCGTTCCGTTGATCGGCTACCTGCTGATCGAGCACCGGCTGCTGCGCCAGCGGGCGGCCGCGGCGGTCCTGTGCGTAGCGATGGTTGCCCTGCCGGTTCTGGCCATGCTGCTGGCGTTCCGTGCCGAGACCGGCGAGCTCGGCCTGACCTCGATCGGGGGACGGATGCTGTACGCGCGGATCGCGCCGTGGGTCGACTGCTCCCGTGTGGACCCGCCCGCCTCACAGCGCTCGCTGTGCCCGGCGGAGCCGCTCGGCAGCCGCATGAAGATCGAGGCGTACATGTGGGACCGCTCGACGCCTGCCTGGATCTTCGATCCCGCCGACGCCCCGCCGGGGGCGACAACCGACGACGTGCTCCGTGACTTCGCGAAGCGCGCCATCCTCGCGCAACCCGGTGACTTCGTCCGCGCCGTCGCCTCCGACATGGTCAAGGCGTTCGCGCCCACCAGACGCCAGTACGAAGGCGACGTCCGCGTCGCCAGATGGCGGTTCCAGCTCGAGTATCCACGGTCGTTCCGCGACAGCACCTTCGATGCGACGTTCGACGGTGCCCCACCGGTGCTGCGCCTGGATCCGGGCCAGGCCCGGCTGTTGCGCGGCTACCAGCTCAGCATCGGCTCCACATCCGGCATGCTGCTGGCGATTGCGCTGGTGCTGGGTGCGGTCGGGGCCGCCTTCCGGACCCCGTTGCGCTGGGTTGCGCTGCCGTGGGTCGCGGGTGCGCTGATCGTGATGCTCGCACCCTCGGTCTACCAGTTCTCGTGGCGGTACATGCTGCCGGGCCTGGTGCTCGCACCGGTTGCGGGCGCGTACGGCGCCACGGCCCTATGGCCGCGCGCGCCGCACGGCGGCTGA
- a CDS encoding glycosyltransferase family 39 protein — translation MNHRGSTTTAWRPVARWEVLAVGAAMVVVAVIGVVAIGRDAPLLWDEAVYSLRVRDLVGAGVRGQYWIEVRAPGLPVLLSPVGMLPGGADVLLNGDAVALRAACLTYAVVGVGLTWLIARLLLGPSVAAVAAWLLAMAPGWHDSSWQVMPDIPGAVLTLSAMAVVLCAARGARLSWWALLAAPLAGAATLVRYGAPLLLVPAVLAALLLRWRTAASSKLRSLTVLALTAAAAGVVWFVPPVSGSTRPPVFIFAARQDEKAIPALASAADFLGALVALVGPVFATLVIVGGGVAAAAALRRPTLRGPVIASGLIALSVLLLMLFGIAEYHVRYLTPCLPFLAILAAVGLTQLAERLPPGAVAGLAAAVAVAGVGVAADTAVDRANEMLRTFGPARAAYRDIAEVTARPCVVLDNNPTAEWYTGCASFGIPRSRGALARTLPRAGVAPDEPVFVLLRNWPNVANPDPPVRALLEQVAVGAVDTSDMVTVLDMGSVEDVTARLERHQALDRP, via the coding sequence GTGAACCACCGAGGGAGCACCACGACAGCATGGCGTCCGGTCGCCCGCTGGGAGGTACTCGCTGTCGGCGCGGCGATGGTGGTCGTCGCCGTCATCGGTGTCGTCGCCATTGGCAGGGACGCACCGTTGTTGTGGGACGAGGCCGTCTACAGCCTGCGGGTCCGCGACCTGGTCGGAGCGGGCGTCCGCGGGCAGTACTGGATCGAGGTGCGGGCGCCGGGCCTGCCCGTGCTGCTGTCGCCGGTCGGGATGCTGCCCGGCGGCGCGGACGTGCTGCTCAACGGCGACGCTGTGGCGCTGCGGGCCGCGTGCCTGACCTACGCGGTCGTCGGCGTCGGACTCACGTGGCTGATCGCGCGGCTCCTGCTCGGCCCGTCTGTCGCGGCGGTGGCCGCCTGGTTGCTGGCGATGGCACCTGGATGGCACGACAGCTCCTGGCAGGTCATGCCCGACATCCCGGGCGCGGTGCTGACCCTGTCGGCGATGGCGGTGGTGCTGTGCGCCGCGCGGGGTGCTCGCCTCTCGTGGTGGGCGCTGCTCGCGGCGCCACTGGCCGGCGCCGCGACCCTCGTGCGCTACGGCGCTCCGCTGCTGCTCGTCCCCGCCGTTCTTGCCGCCCTCCTGCTGCGGTGGCGGACCGCGGCGTCGTCGAAGCTGCGCAGCCTCACCGTGCTGGCGCTGACGGCCGCCGCGGCGGGTGTCGTGTGGTTCGTCCCGCCGGTGAGTGGTTCGACCCGCCCACCGGTGTTCATCTTCGCGGCACGCCAGGACGAGAAGGCCATTCCGGCCCTGGCGAGCGCAGCGGACTTCCTCGGTGCGCTGGTGGCGCTCGTCGGGCCGGTCTTCGCAACGCTGGTCATCGTCGGCGGTGGCGTGGCGGCGGCCGCGGCGCTCCGGCGTCCTACCCTGCGTGGCCCGGTCATCGCGTCCGGGCTCATTGCGCTGAGCGTCCTGCTCCTCATGCTGTTCGGCATCGCCGAGTATCACGTGCGCTACCTCACGCCATGCCTGCCGTTCCTCGCGATCCTCGCCGCGGTGGGGCTGACCCAGCTCGCCGAGCGGCTCCCACCGGGCGCGGTCGCCGGGCTGGCCGCGGCGGTCGCCGTCGCCGGTGTGGGTGTGGCCGCCGACACGGCGGTGGACCGCGCGAACGAGATGCTGCGCACGTTCGGGCCGGCCCGCGCCGCCTACCGGGACATCGCGGAGGTCACGGCGCGTCCGTGCGTCGTGCTGGACAACAACCCGACCGCGGAGTGGTACACCGGCTGCGCCTCGTTCGGTATCCCCAGATCACGAGGCGCCCTGGCCCGCACCCTGCCGCGTGCGGGCGTCGCGCCGGACGAGCCGGTGTTCGTGCTGCTCCGCAACTGGCCGAACGTGGCGAACCCCGACCCCCCGGTCCGGGCACTGCTCGAGCAGGTGGCCGTCGGTGCTGTCGACACCTCGGACATGGTCACCGTGCTCGACATGGGCTCCGTCGAGGACGTCACCGCGAGACTCGAGCGACACCAGGCGCTGGACAGGCCCTGA
- a CDS encoding aldehyde dehydrogenase, which yields MTLTATDWRDRAHTLGVEVRPFIDGDHREPRSTATFADTSPRDGSALAAVPNCDATDVDAAVAAARRAFDDGRWRNRSPRSRRRALLAFADAIEAHRDELALLESLDVGKPITDARRVDVPGCANTIRWYAEAVDKIYDEVAPTGPDALALIRREPVGVVGAVVPWNYPLILAAWKIGPALAAGNTVVLKPAEQSPLSALLLGRLAAEAGLPDGVLNVVPGDGPSAGEPLGRHPGVDAVAFTGSTEVGRRFLRYAAESNLKEVSLELGGKSPQVVFADCPDVDAAAQAIAWGIFYNAGQTCHAGSRLVVEAAVEDQLLEGIAETAAGLQPGDPLDPETRMGAIVSSEQHRRVTRYLDLGREEAQVRLGGGTAEPVDGGFYVEPTVFSGVDNAMRIARDEIFGPVLTVHRFDGAPDRGIALGNDTDYGLAAAVWTSDLSRAHRVARELRAGTVWVNTFDISDLATPFGGYKASGFGGRDRSLHAFDHLTQLKTTWIALD from the coding sequence ATGACCCTCACCGCCACGGACTGGCGCGACCGTGCGCACACCCTCGGCGTCGAGGTCCGGCCGTTCATCGACGGCGACCATCGGGAGCCGCGCAGCACCGCGACGTTCGCCGACACCAGCCCCCGTGACGGGAGCGCACTTGCGGCGGTGCCGAACTGCGACGCGACTGACGTCGACGCGGCCGTGGCGGCCGCTCGGCGTGCGTTCGACGACGGGCGGTGGCGCAACCGGTCGCCGCGCTCGCGCCGACGTGCGCTGCTGGCGTTCGCCGACGCGATCGAGGCGCACCGCGATGAGCTGGCGCTGTTGGAATCGCTCGACGTCGGCAAGCCGATCACCGACGCCCGGCGCGTCGACGTGCCCGGCTGCGCCAACACCATCCGCTGGTACGCCGAGGCGGTCGACAAGATCTACGACGAGGTCGCGCCCACCGGCCCCGACGCCCTGGCGCTGATCCGCCGTGAGCCGGTCGGCGTGGTCGGTGCGGTGGTCCCGTGGAACTACCCGTTGATCCTGGCGGCGTGGAAGATCGGACCCGCGCTGGCGGCCGGCAACACGGTGGTGCTCAAACCGGCCGAGCAGTCACCGCTGTCCGCGCTGCTGCTGGGCCGCCTGGCCGCTGAGGCCGGGCTGCCCGACGGCGTGCTCAACGTCGTCCCGGGCGACGGCCCCTCGGCCGGCGAGCCGCTCGGGCGTCACCCTGGCGTCGACGCGGTCGCCTTCACCGGCTCAACGGAGGTGGGACGACGCTTCCTTCGGTACGCCGCCGAGTCGAACCTCAAGGAGGTGTCGCTCGAGCTCGGTGGCAAGAGCCCGCAGGTGGTGTTCGCGGACTGCCCGGACGTGGACGCCGCCGCGCAGGCGATCGCCTGGGGCATCTTCTACAACGCCGGGCAGACCTGCCACGCCGGCTCACGCCTGGTGGTCGAGGCCGCTGTCGAGGACCAGCTGTTGGAGGGCATCGCGGAGACGGCCGCCGGGCTCCAGCCGGGCGATCCCCTGGACCCCGAGACCAGGATGGGTGCGATCGTCAGCAGCGAGCAGCACCGGCGCGTCACCCGCTACCTGGACCTCGGCCGCGAGGAGGCGCAGGTCCGACTTGGCGGCGGCACGGCGGAACCCGTCGACGGTGGTTTCTACGTCGAGCCGACGGTCTTCAGCGGGGTCGACAACGCCATGCGCATCGCCCGTGACGAGATCTTCGGGCCGGTGCTGACCGTCCACCGGTTCGACGGCGCGCCGGACCGGGGCATCGCGCTGGGCAACGACACCGACTACGGCCTCGCAGCCGCAGTCTGGACGAGCGACCTGTCGCGAGCGCACCGGGTGGCACGCGAGCTTCGTGCCGGGACGGTGTGGGTCAACACCTTCGACATCAGCGACCTCGCGACGCCGTTTGGTGGATACAAGGCCTCGGGCTTCGGCGGCCGGGACCGGTCGCTCCACGCGTTCGACCACCTCACCCAGCTCAAGACGACCTGGATCGCGCTTGACTGA
- a CDS encoding mandelate racemase/muconate lactonizing enzyme family protein, with product MKIARIVVDRLELPLDPPFAASWDPMPRGRLPATVVHIETDDGHVGVGGGDALHGVEPYLELLIGTDPLRIEQQVRRLETIDLHAGRPWPIELALWDLIGVVHRQPVWRLFGGVGDRVDAYASLGARRDADDLAAAARDLRDRGFRACKVRVDAHRPHVAIPAVQAVRTAVGPAMALMVDLNQAWRMAGDTTPAIDLAIARRFADAFAELDVTWMEEPLPAADHTGLAALRATARVRIAGGELTRTFDQALADVLADRYDVHQPDVALSGMWRGRTIADVALHRGRWYTPHTWTDGIGLLANLHVCAGVGGGPYLEFPYDPAGWTTARRDFMLAAPIEVDDGVLVAPDTPGLGVALDDGAVSRTRVTRIAVTARGVEHTSRGARSEGDGHTS from the coding sequence GTGAAGATCGCGCGCATCGTCGTCGACCGGCTGGAGCTGCCGCTGGATCCGCCGTTCGCAGCGAGCTGGGATCCGATGCCACGCGGGCGGCTGCCGGCGACGGTCGTGCACATCGAGACCGATGACGGCCACGTCGGCGTCGGCGGTGGAGACGCGTTGCACGGTGTCGAGCCGTACCTCGAACTGCTGATCGGCACCGACCCCCTGCGCATCGAGCAGCAGGTGCGCCGCCTCGAGACGATCGACCTCCACGCCGGCCGGCCGTGGCCGATCGAGCTCGCCCTGTGGGACCTGATCGGCGTGGTCCACCGGCAGCCCGTCTGGCGGTTGTTCGGTGGCGTCGGCGACCGCGTCGACGCCTACGCGTCGCTGGGTGCCCGGCGTGACGCCGACGACCTTGCTGCGGCGGCACGTGACCTGCGCGACCGCGGGTTCCGGGCCTGCAAGGTGCGGGTCGACGCCCACCGCCCGCACGTGGCCATCCCCGCCGTGCAGGCCGTCCGCACCGCAGTGGGACCGGCGATGGCCCTGATGGTCGACCTCAACCAGGCATGGCGCATGGCCGGTGACACGACGCCCGCGATCGATCTCGCGATCGCCCGACGCTTCGCCGACGCGTTCGCCGAGCTCGACGTCACCTGGATGGAGGAGCCGCTGCCGGCGGCCGACCACACGGGGCTCGCAGCACTGCGCGCCACCGCCCGGGTCCGCATCGCCGGCGGCGAGCTGACACGCACGTTCGACCAGGCGCTGGCCGACGTGCTGGCGGACCGCTACGACGTCCACCAGCCAGATGTCGCGCTGTCGGGCATGTGGCGGGGGCGGACGATCGCCGACGTGGCGCTGCACCGGGGTCGCTGGTACACGCCCCACACCTGGACCGACGGGATCGGGTTGCTGGCGAACCTGCACGTCTGCGCCGGGGTCGGCGGCGGCCCGTACCTGGAGTTCCCCTACGATCCCGCCGGGTGGACGACAGCCCGGCGTGACTTCATGCTCGCGGCGCCGATCGAGGTCGACGACGGCGTGCTGGTCGCACCTGACACCCCCGGGCTCGGCGTCGCGCTCGACGACGGCGCGGTCTCACGCACCCGCGTCACCAGGATCGCGGTGACCGCCCGCGGCGTCGAGCACACGTCACGTGGTGCACGCAGCGAGGGCGATGGACACACGTCATGA
- a CDS encoding alcohol dehydrogenase catalytic domain-containing protein yields the protein MRVRAAVCTSVGGPVEVRDVDLRAPGPGEVLVRITATGVCASDVHVIDGTLPKPMPIVPGHEAAGRVAELGPGVDDLAVGDHVVLTILPWCGRCAPCEAGRRRACTWAAELAATGTVDGVTTALSLDGAPLHHFTGVSSWAEHAVVPRTGVVPITAELPSSQAALLGCAVATGFGAVRSAARVRAGHSVAVIGCGGVGLNVVQAAALAGAAPVLAVDRNPDALRTAAALGATHTLPVDDAPADALIRQIAPHGVDHCFEVLGRPATVEAAWRATAAGGQTTVVGLLPVTSTITLDAYPLISEKRLVGTYLGGVEPARDLPELARAALNGAISLAGLIEETSLDDLPTAVERVRSGTVTARLVVTLT from the coding sequence ATGAGGGTGCGCGCGGCCGTGTGCACGTCGGTGGGCGGGCCGGTCGAGGTCCGCGACGTCGACCTTCGCGCACCGGGACCTGGCGAGGTGCTGGTGCGCATCACCGCGACGGGCGTGTGCGCCAGCGACGTGCACGTCATCGACGGCACGCTGCCCAAGCCGATGCCGATCGTGCCCGGCCACGAGGCTGCGGGGCGCGTCGCCGAACTGGGCCCCGGGGTCGACGACCTCGCGGTCGGCGACCACGTCGTCCTCACGATCCTGCCCTGGTGTGGCCGCTGCGCGCCATGTGAGGCGGGCCGGCGCCGCGCGTGCACGTGGGCGGCTGAACTGGCGGCCACCGGCACCGTGGACGGCGTCACGACGGCCCTGTCGCTCGACGGCGCGCCGCTGCACCACTTCACGGGTGTCTCGTCGTGGGCCGAGCACGCGGTGGTCCCCCGGACCGGTGTGGTCCCGATCACGGCAGAGCTGCCGTCGTCGCAGGCGGCGCTGCTGGGGTGCGCGGTCGCGACCGGGTTCGGCGCCGTCCGCTCGGCGGCGCGGGTGCGCGCCGGGCACTCCGTGGCGGTCATCGGGTGCGGAGGCGTCGGCCTCAACGTGGTGCAGGCCGCCGCGCTGGCGGGCGCAGCACCGGTGCTCGCCGTCGACCGCAACCCTGACGCACTCCGGACCGCCGCGGCGCTGGGTGCGACCCACACGTTGCCGGTCGACGACGCACCTGCCGACGCGCTCATCCGGCAGATCGCGCCGCACGGCGTCGACCACTGCTTCGAGGTCCTCGGACGGCCGGCCACCGTCGAGGCGGCGTGGCGTGCCACCGCGGCGGGCGGGCAGACCACCGTCGTCGGTCTGCTGCCCGTGACATCGACCATCACGCTCGACGCGTACCCGCTGATCTCCGAGAAGCGACTCGTCGGCACCTACCTCGGTGGCGTGGAGCCGGCGCGCGACCTTCCGGAGCTCGCACGCGCGGCGCTGAACGGCGCCATCTCGCTGGCGGGCCTCATCGAGGAGACCTCGCTCGACGATCTGCCCACAGCCGTCGAACGCGTGCGCAGTGGCACGGTCACCGCCCGGCTGGTCGTCACACTGACGTGA
- the proC gene encoding pyrroline-5-carboxylate reductase → MSDTDQQARRLAILGTGRMGEALLSGLLRSGAWRADQIVCTTRSERRAQQVAERHDVTVHTNSADAAAGADVVLIAVKPQSMAELLAEIAAKLHRGQTLISVAAGVSTATIEAALLEDLPVVRVMSNVPVQVDEAMSVLAAGAHAGPADVEVARTILGHVGKVIELAEEQLDAVTGLSGSGPAYVFLLAETMIDAAILLGLPRDVATELIAQTMVGSAHMLRDSGRHPVELRESVTSPGGTTIAAIRVLEQERVRAAFINAIEAATLRSRELGS, encoded by the coding sequence ATGAGTGACACCGACCAACAGGCACGGCGGCTGGCGATCCTCGGCACCGGCCGGATGGGTGAGGCACTGCTGTCCGGGCTGCTGCGCTCGGGTGCGTGGCGCGCCGACCAGATCGTGTGCACGACCAGGTCAGAGCGCCGTGCCCAGCAGGTGGCCGAGCGCCATGACGTGACCGTCCACACCAACTCGGCCGACGCTGCCGCGGGCGCGGACGTCGTGCTCATCGCCGTCAAGCCCCAGAGCATGGCGGAGCTGCTCGCCGAGATCGCCGCGAAGCTGCACCGCGGGCAGACGCTGATCTCGGTCGCTGCCGGCGTGTCGACCGCGACCATCGAGGCGGCGCTGCTCGAGGACCTGCCCGTCGTGCGGGTGATGTCCAACGTGCCGGTGCAGGTCGACGAGGCGATGAGTGTCCTGGCCGCCGGAGCGCACGCCGGACCAGCCGACGTCGAGGTGGCGCGGACCATCCTCGGACACGTCGGCAAGGTCATCGAGCTGGCCGAGGAGCAGCTCGACGCGGTGACCGGCCTGTCCGGCTCGGGTCCCGCGTACGTGTTCCTGCTGGCCGAGACCATGATCGACGCGGCCATCCTGCTCGGTCTGCCGCGTGACGTCGCGACCGAGCTGATCGCCCAGACCATGGTGGGCAGTGCCCACATGCTGCGTGACTCGGGTCGTCATCCGGTGGAGCTGCGCGAGTCGGTCACCTCGCCGGGCGGCACGACGATCGCCGCAATCCGCGTCCTCGAACAGGAACGGGTTCGTGCCGCGTTCATCAACGCCATCGAGGCTGCGACGCTGCGTTCGCGCGAGCTGGGCAGCTGA
- a CDS encoding proline dehydrogenase family protein: MSVLRRALLAASESEALEHQVTTRALSRRIALRFIAGETLDDGIGAVREVAERGCKATLDFLGEAVTGADDAGRAQAAILTACRRIADESLPSGISVKPTQMGLGFDAHLAFELIGGIAADAKQFDGHVNIDMEGSDTTEATVTLCERLREAGHDNVGCALQSYLHRTQADVERLTATGASLRLIKGAYDEPPEVAYQDPAQVDASFERSMEWLLANGTCPRIATHDDALIERTKRTAIRLGRSPDDFEFQMLYGVRTPLQRQLVATGWRMRVYIPFGARWFPYFMRRIAERPANLAFFLRAVAGS, from the coding sequence GTGAGCGTGCTGCGCAGGGCGCTGCTCGCGGCCAGCGAGAGCGAGGCGCTGGAGCACCAGGTCACGACGCGGGCGCTGAGCCGGCGCATCGCGCTGCGCTTCATCGCCGGTGAGACCCTCGACGACGGCATCGGTGCCGTGCGGGAGGTGGCTGAGCGGGGCTGCAAGGCGACACTGGACTTCCTCGGGGAGGCCGTGACGGGGGCCGACGACGCAGGCCGGGCCCAGGCCGCCATCCTCACGGCGTGCCGGCGCATCGCTGACGAGTCGCTGCCATCGGGGATCTCGGTCAAGCCGACGCAGATGGGCCTGGGCTTCGACGCGCATCTCGCGTTCGAGCTGATCGGTGGGATCGCTGCCGATGCGAAACAGTTCGACGGCCACGTGAACATCGACATGGAGGGCTCGGACACGACCGAGGCGACGGTCACGTTGTGCGAGCGCCTGCGGGAGGCCGGGCACGACAACGTGGGGTGTGCGCTGCAGTCGTACCTGCACCGGACCCAGGCCGACGTCGAGCGGCTGACGGCGACCGGGGCCAGTCTGCGGCTGATCAAAGGCGCGTACGACGAACCGCCGGAGGTCGCCTACCAGGACCCCGCGCAGGTCGACGCCAGCTTCGAGCGCAGCATGGAGTGGCTGCTGGCCAACGGCACCTGCCCCCGGATCGCCACGCATGACGACGCGCTGATCGAGAGGACGAAGCGCACGGCGATCCGCCTGGGCCGCTCGCCCGACGACTTCGAGTTCCAGATGCTGTACGGCGTCAGGACGCCGCTGCAGAGGCAGCTGGTGGCCACGGGCTGGCGGATGCGGGTGTACATCCCCTTCGGCGCCCGGTGGTTCCCCTACTTCATGCGGCGGATCGCCGAGCGGCCCGCGAACCTGGCCTTCTTCCTGCGCGCCGTCGCCGGCTCGTAG
- a CDS encoding isochorismatase family cysteine hydrolase produces MARALIVVDTQNGFLREGNLASEDCLAALPAIQAEVDRALAAGERIFFTADTHEPDDLEFEIFPTHCVRGTHEAELVDELTGYLERDDCHRIAKRRYSALFETELEGLLHRFDIDDVRICGVCTDICVQHTAADLRNRDIAVTVVAAATATFDGPGHDVDEVQRFSLAHMENILGATIEREPAETS; encoded by the coding sequence ATGGCACGCGCGCTCATCGTCGTGGACACGCAGAACGGGTTCCTGCGCGAGGGCAACCTCGCCAGCGAGGACTGCCTGGCGGCGCTGCCGGCGATCCAGGCCGAGGTCGACCGCGCGCTGGCGGCGGGGGAGCGGATCTTCTTCACGGCCGACACCCACGAGCCCGACGACCTGGAGTTCGAGATCTTCCCGACGCACTGCGTGCGCGGCACACACGAGGCCGAGCTGGTCGACGAGCTCACGGGCTACCTCGAGCGGGACGACTGCCACCGGATCGCCAAGCGTCGCTACTCGGCGCTGTTCGAGACCGAGCTCGAAGGCCTGTTGCACCGCTTCGACATCGACGACGTCCGCATCTGCGGCGTGTGCACAGACATTTGCGTGCAGCACACAGCCGCGGACCTGCGCAACCGCGACATCGCCGTGACGGTGGTCGCCGCCGCGACTGCGACCTTCGACGGGCCGGGTCACGACGTTGACGAGGTGCAGCGGTTCTCGCTGGCCCACATGGAGAACATCCTGGGCGCGACCATCGAACGTGAACCGGCCGAGACGTCGTGA